In Puntigrus tetrazona isolate hp1 chromosome 15, ASM1883169v1, whole genome shotgun sequence, the DNA window TCCATAAAGCCTCCTGCAGTGTTTCTCTTTCCAAACGGATGCTGGTGATGGATTGCTCCAGATCGAACACCACCATTTGGAGTCTTTTGGTTTCCTTTTCAAAAAGCCTCTCTCCTCAGCCAACAAAGCCTCAACTTCTGCCTTTTCCTTCTCAAGACGGTAGATAGTATCCTGAAGCTGAGCGAGTTTAAGAGTCAGATCTGCCAACTCCTGTTTAAGCTTCTCCCACTGATCAAATcaaatgagattaaaaaaatgttactaaaaacTAGACAACTGCagtaatatgtattttgttcATCATTGAACTGTTGTATCTTATTATATTTCCCACTTTACAGTGAATTTACAGATGTGAACATGTGAGCTTCAGACTCTAAATTAACCAAGCTTGTACTTCTCGGATGTCATCAGATTTGCAACATAATCATAATACTACACATTAAATCTTCTTATGCAAAAAAAGGTATGCCTAGTAAAGCTGAATAACTGGTGCACTGTGAATACATTATTTCTGCAACATCAAACTAAAAGTGCAAATTacaaataactataaataaaagaaattacagaACATCTCACCTCCATAATGGGCCCCAAAACCTCTCCTTTCTCTTGAGATTGAGCTTTCTGTAGCTCATCCTCCAGAACGGAGATCTTTCCCAGAAGTATCTGAACATGCTCACTCAGACTTTCCTgcacaaagagaacaaaaaataaataaataaataataaaataagagagTACAAACCATATGGTACATTATTAACATAAGAATTACGATTGCTTTCCAGTTTATCAGAAATGCTCTACCTTGTGTGTGATGGCGTCATTTAACTCCTTCTCCAGGAACTCTTTTCTGCTTTTCCACTCAGTCTGTGCAGATTCGTGAGCCAGTGTGAGTTTGGCAACTTCCTCCTCAGCTCTTGCCAGCTGAGCGAAAGCATTTCGCACCTGATGGGACCAGACACGGGTAATAATTATCtgatttgattcattattttaagcaggccaaaaaaaaaaaaaaaaaccttcaaggAAACAGCATATCACCTGTACAGTAAGTGTCCCATTCTCCTCAGTCAGTTCATcaatctttctctctttctgggAGTTGTCTGTTTTTAAGTCCTGGCATTGCTTTAGAACCTCATGCACTCTCTGGAGAAGActgtgcagcaaaaaaaaaaagtcactttaaaCAAACgttttattcagttatataCTGGAAACCCCGACCTCTAGTGCACCTCACCTCTCGTTCTTCTCCTGGAGCTCCAGCAGCGCAGCTTTATGGTCCTTCTCCAGCTCTCCTTGTTCTCGCAGCATCCGCTCCACCCTGTGCTGTAACTGAGAAATCACGCCCTCTGTGTgcagaagagagaaaacagtTCAACCACTTCATAACAGACCACCACTTTATCTCATTCACTCCAagcaacacaataaaatgaaaagaaacatgGTGATGGTTGATCTTCAGTACCCTTCTCTGAGATGATGCTGATCTGATTGGCCAGTTCTTTCTCCAGCTCGTCTCTCACGTCTCCCTCATGTGCCAATTCTTTCCGCAGTCTCTTCAGCTGGAAATGCGGCGTGCTCATAGTATCCTGGACCGGAGAGCTGAAGATCAAGAGCGTAAGGGTATTATTTGGTCATTTATCACTCAGTAAACCATCATATGCAACTCTACATGTTACCAACATCATGCAACATTTCTATCTTcgctgaaaacaaaatattccaAAATCGGTGACTATTTTAAGCTTAAAATACTATTCTGTCATTGAGTTATATTAAATCTGTGCGTGTGGGCCTTCaaagtgttttaaagaaaaaactgttaTAACAAGGCATTCATATTAGAAGTGAATAGGACCAATTttgaaggatttaaaaaaaaaaaaaaaagcagatggtTTATGAAAAAGAATGAGATAAACTGTTCTGTTAAAACCTATAGGCACAGACAGGACTTAgactaaaccaggattaggttatagttcaattaggacattttaAGATCAGATAATTTTTAatcagctcagatttacattttacatatgaGCTGCATCatgttttagaattttagaaTAACTGCATACAAAAGTAAAACTGATATGACTTTGCACAGAAAAGGTTAGTAAGCCTTTTAATATTGGCAAATACATTTCCACTTAAGTACTTTCGGGGTgaattttaaatcaacaaaacgCTAATATTTAATGTAGAAAAAAAGATAGATTGCCATTCACTGTCACAATACAattacaacttttaaagcagtgacgtatttaacctttttttatggCTTTGGTCAAGAAGCTGCTTTGTcctttaggaaaaaaaaaaaaaaaaaaaactacactgaCCCGTCCGAACTTGAAGCCACTGTACAAAGCTCTTGAAACTGAACCCTGGGAGGCCTTTTGGACCGGCCGATGATTGGAGAGTCATCATCTGTGTATAACAGCGAGCTGCCGCTGCTTCCACTGCTGGAGTTCATGAAAGCTGCAGAGAAAGCACGTAGGATAGACGATTAATAGACgggcatacatttttaaatgcataatcaGATCACTAAGCATCATGATTACTTACAGTCTTGGGCTAGAAACTGATCTAGGCCTTCGTCTAAAGACAGACCATCCCCATCATCTTTTACGAAACGAAACATGGAGGTAACTTCCGACTGACACAGACAGGGAAAAAGAGATAAATAAGAACCTAATGTTAGAGAGCGATCGTTTGTAAGTTGCAGTAAGCAAAGCATCTAGTGATAGACAGAATGTGGACATTAGTAAAAACGCTCACCTCCACATCTGAATCCATGGGGAGCTGAATGCCctttttaaaggtgcagtaaCAAAGCAAAAGAGCCACCTGCACACATACATTAACATAGAAAAGTGCATAAAATGTCACTGGCATATCATTAAAGAAACTATTCATCTACGAAATAAGCTTGGTGTAAGTAACCAGTCACAAAACTAAAAGTATAAGTAATTTCTGTTGCTCATACAAAGCTTCAGAAAACTTTGACTATAAGAGAACATATAAGCTACTTTTAACTTAAAGCTGAACAGCGTGTAAGTACTTAATGAGATTTAGTttgttatgcaaaaaaattcacacattcagcattaatataaagctataatttagcattttcaacgggtttcaatatttttgataCCACAGACTCCaactattaattatatattattatgtataatattaatgtaatttataattaaattattacttaatgtgtattatttttttttttttttaccttttattattacttattttctgaattattcCAAGTAATTTTATAACTTTGAAATACTTTGAcatcatttgaaaataatatttatttattcactgttgttatttatttattttaaaaccccTGATTAAAGCACACATTTATACCTTTGCAAGCTGAAGCTCCAGTTCAGTCCCTCCGCTGATCTTCTGTAAGATGAGGGAACTTTGTCTTTTGAGGAGGTGAAAATCATCTGTACGTGCAAGAAATACTctatttatatttcaagtatataaaaaaatatagatgcatctaaatgcaaaaaaaaaaaaatttaaaaataaaaattgcataacATTAAAAGGACATGGCCGTGACAGAAGGCGAGTTTGCAAAATAGTTACTTTTTAAGTGATGACACTCTcaacacagaaaaatatattccgTGTCAATCAACTTTTTGCagcaaatactgtaaaaaagagTATAATTTGCTACTAAAACATTTCTCACTCAATCAAGCATTATCATCCATGACTGCTGATTCGAAACCTACCatgcaaaacactgaaaattatTTCCACGTTCTTGTAAAGGGACAAAGTCTTAAATTCCTCAGTGTTCTCCATGCCCCCTCTAAACCAACAGATAAAGCATTTGTCAGAAATAAATAGGGTTAGCTCTAGTTATAAAGGCATTTCCATATTTACCATCCAAGAGTTTAAAAATGGCAACTCACAGTCTGAAGCAGATCTTCAGGAGCCGAGTCCCTTCTCTCATGGGAACGAACTCCCAGGCGAGTTTCTCTGGAAGCATGGTATTCATCTGTCGAAAAAGCAACAGTCACTACAAACGTCTTATAGAAGAAACAGGCTATAAAACCAATATGTCATCAGACTAgcaatatactgtatttgtatgTTCTTTGATCAAGTTAAAACTAAACTGGATAACACACTTACCCATGCAAAGAGCGGTCCCGCCTTGTTTATATTAAACTTCATGGCGGActctataaaaacatatttagaaatgatAATACAGCAAATAAGgtggagagaaaaaacaaatcaaggTATAATATTCAGTGACTAATAAGTGTGGCTAATGTTTACACTTGTTAGATTGTTACAGTTCTGGATAAAAGACACTGGAAGaggccaaaatgaaaatttttaagGATACagtttgtattttgtaatggtaataaaattatcacatgtttttaatcaacttaaaaccacaaacacataTCTACTGTAGAATATGGTGCATATAATTAGCTTGATATAAACTTGCCGAAGTGTTACGaagtgcaaataaatgcaataataataatagatgcAGTAAAATTAGACTCAACAAGTAAAGTCGATTTGTTTACTCCGTAACATCTCGCCCGTTAACTTCCTCGAAGTTTAAAAGCTAGAATATATCCTCGTGTCACAAACACTGCCCTCGTGAAATGTTCATAAAACGCTCAATATGATGACTAtgcaataatgaattaaatgtctttaccgtgATTTCAGAGTGAGACGAAAGAAAGACACACATCGAAACACCGGCCGAAACGTTTTCAAATTCAAACTCACAGCGTCGACTGTTTGTGAACCGCTATTGGTTGTCACGTGATGACGCAAAGCACGGTTCTCATTGGTTACCTCAAATCAAAGTAGCCAATGGAAACGCAGCTTCTTCCGCGACGCCCCTGTAGGAAGTTTTTCAAAAGTCTATGCCTTTTTTGTGTCGTTACAAAAGGCACACATTTGTGCCAAAAGTCATATTATTCCACGTATAGTTTTAGAGATTTGAAATTATAAAGCTTATAACCATGTCTAATGATGAAACAGacaaagaaagtaaaataagaaaaaaaaagaaaccgcCAGAAGATCGAACGAACTACATATCCCAGAATGCTATACTACGCCTATGGTTTCCATAGTAACTTTGTTGGGGTCCGCCCGAACTGCTGTGACCCAAAAGTTGCTATGATTAAAGAACGCTTTATTTAcagtgatatatatttttttaattattcatttatttaggatttacattttaattgtcattttatgtAAATTCGCTTTTTTTGCTCGTTAGCCTTAATCAAGATTAATCcgtttttgtacttttaaccTTATTGCAATTTGCAgtttttaatcttgttttctgcAGAAGTTGGACCATGTTTGGATCTCCAGTAGATTTTTCATTTAGGGAGCTCAACACGGTTTCAGGTGTGTTTCTTCAGTTCATACTTTAATCGGTTTGAAAGTTTTGCTTGATTCTAACAGcccattaaatcatttttttaagtcaGCGTGAATGGCAATCGAAACTTACTTTCCGTTAACGAATAAGGCCCATTTTCGTTAGAAACTTGGTAGAATTGTCGGATACGTAAACGAGTCGTTCTTTTGATTCGGATAGTTCCAATGAATCGGATCTTTCGGTTTAAAGAACCGAGCGGGTTTGACTTTAACgcttttaagtaaatatattggccaaatgctaaaaaatataattacccTTTTCAGACTTGCATAACACATGCTGACGCAAACATGTTCAGGTTTTATCAGGAGTAAATATAATATCCTAAGTGAgttagttttttatttgatgcTTATCAAATCCCACAGTCACCAATTTCTTCcatgcctttttttttgcttctattGAAGCAATTGTCTAAGAAGAAAAGAGTTTAAAAACTACCAGTTTGCCTGTTTTTACTAAAACGTAGTTTCCATCATTTCCAGGTTATATTacttgttttttcccctttttgattttgtttccCACCCTTATTTGCTGCTGTCTGTATATTGCATTATTCTTGGCAAAAACAATAATCATTTATCGGGCATAACCGATTTATCATCCTAAAACTACGTATGAACGTTGAACCTTGCGTGCAAGTAATGAACGCAGTGCATTGCTGTTCActttctgtgtttctgtagaCCTGCTCACTGATAAACCTAATCCAGGAGCTCGTCCGCTAAAGCGCGACTCGGAGCAGAAGATCATCGGCACAGCTCTCAGACTAAACAACAACTTTCTCTCAGACTTGACGGGGCTGATGGGCACGCTCTCTTCTCTTTACGCCGAGCCGACGCGTCTGGCCTGGCTCGACCTCTCCTTCAACGAGTTTCAACACATCCACCCAGTACGCACTTTAACACCGGCTTCCCACAACCGAGCACAAGGGTTCGTGTAATTGCTGCGAAACACAGTTCTCCTTCTTTCCGCCAGGTCCTCGCTCAACTCAAAGAGCTGCGCTTGTTGTATCTGCACGGGAACCGTATTTGTAAGCTGTCAGAAGTGGATAAGCTTGCCGCGTTGCCGTTTCTCCACACCGTCACTCTCCACGGCAACCCCGTAGTGACCGAGCGCGACTACAGGTACGGCcgaaggtcaaaggtcagggtAGATGCACAAGTCGGGGGTTTCCAAAAACGACTCTTTCACAGCTGCGTCACAAAAAGTGAGAACAAAAATAGCATGAATAATGCAGAGTAGAGGAtaacagaattgtcatttttgtctCGGTACAGCATAAGAAGTCGAATGCATCGCTTTTAGTCGAATGCATGGAGTGGGTTCTGCCGTGTCTGGAGTGGGTGATTTTCCGCCGTTGCGTTCCTGACGCGACAGGTGCTGAAACTGCGGTTAGGATCCGGTTACAAACCTCTGCTGTCCTGCGCATAGCAACAGTAATCACATATAGTTCTGATACGCACGCGGCATGCGCACGTGTAAGACCATCCTCAGCCCTACTGTCCCACGAGAATATGTTTTGATATGAAAGTCAAAAAAGGAAGAGCTGAGGCAATgtgtgttttgaacaaaaaagcTTATTGTAAACGCATTAGTAAGTGCATTTCAAGGCATTTCAGACATGATTTGCCGTTAAATGctcaaaaatgcaatgcataaaatcttaaaaaaatgcattaagattttatttgcTGCATCGGTATGCTAAGAAAAATGTATGTGGGATGAAAAAGACGCTACTCAAATTGATTTGGGGGTAAAATATATcatggaaatgtttttacaggattgacctattttatttatacataataaaaaaaatgtaaatctataaATGCATGACTGCCGTGAGTTTTACATGAgcatttattaaagcatttattatattagtttGCTATTCTGTAATCTCAAACGTCAATTTTAATTAGAGAAgatagacagaatgacagacagacagacagatagatagatagatagatagatagagagatagatagacagatagatagacagacagacagatagacagatagatagatagacagacagacagacagacagacagatagatagatagatagatagatagagagatagatagacagatagatagacagacagatagatagatagatagatagatagatagatagagagatagatagata includes these proteins:
- the lrrc51 gene encoding leucine rich repeat containing 51 — protein: MFGSPVDFSFRELNTVSDLLTDKPNPGARPLKRDSEQKIIGTALRLNNNFLSDLTGLMGTLSSLYAEPTRLAWLDLSFNEFQHIHPVLAQLKELRLLYLHGNRICKLSEVDKLAALPFLHTVTLHGNPVVTERDYRAHLIGTLPHVKTIDFSAVTKQERELTSVWQRSRNLRKSIGHSKVD